A region of Nakaseomyces glabratus chromosome E, complete sequence DNA encodes the following proteins:
- the TYE7 gene encoding Tye7p (CAGL0E05566g~Ortholog(s) have DNA binding transcription factor activity, sequence-specific DNA binding activity) produces the protein MATKIEQHDLDNWVNTTNEKYPFSTSESSTSLATSGSPWFEPLENIISSNSSSSVTSPSDSNNFLLTENGYDNIFAFNENDKDFQLKTEDDDDQLVSFEAAMESMPATCKKQKKKAPRKRLTQNQKEAHNKIEKRYRININSKLAKLQQIIPWVASEQSTFEVADGNKRATSKTEEGDDAFANFPSTTPKLNKSMILEKAVDYILYLQNNEKLFEMEVHRLKSELGAVKKENQELKQLATGN, from the coding sequence ATGGCTACCAAGATTGAACAGCATGATTTGGACAACTGGGTTAACACCACTAATGAGAAATATCCTTTCTCTACTTCTGAATCATCCACTTCTTTAGCCACTTCGGGATCTCCATGGTTTGAACCATTGGAGAACATTATTTCTTCGAACTCTAGCTCTAGTGTAACTTCGCCAAGTGACTCCAACAATTTCCTGCTGACGGAAAACGGCTACGATAACATCTTTGCGTTCAACGAGAATGACAAGGACTTCCAGCTGAAAACAGAAGACGATGATGACCAATTGGTGTCATTCGAAGCTGCTATGGAATCAATGCCAGCCACTTGcaagaaacagaaaaagaaagccCCAAGAAAGAGGTTGACTCAAAACCAAAAGGAGGCTCACAACAAGATCGAAAAGCGTTATAGAATTAACATCAATAGCAAATTAGCCAAATTGCAACAAATCATTCCTTGGGTTGCGAGCGAGCAATCAACTTTTGAAGTTGCTGATGGCAACAAAAGGGCTACCTCCAAGACGGAAGAAGGTGACGATGCCTTTGCAAACTTTCCATCTACTACGCCTAAACTAAACAAGAGCATGATCTTGGAAAAAGCTGTTGATTACATTCTATATCTgcaaaataatgaaaaactaTTCGAGATGGAAGTACACAGACTGAAGTCCGAACTTGGTGCtgtaaagaaagaaaatcaaGAATTGAAACAACTGGCGACAGGTAACTAA
- the REV1 gene encoding deoxycytidyl transferase (CAGL0E05588g~Ortholog(s) have DNA-directed DNA polymerase activity, deoxycytidyl transferase activity and role in error-free translesion synthesis, error-prone translesion synthesis), translating to MDDDLDRLLEDENITEHETNTVSTPPPADNKSPQAPNKRQAYTRGTYFYEKARNQAQQDAILKRQLFELESPSEFNRHEVYPQIFQGLVLYINGFTTPGRFELHQMIVVHGGKFLHHMSAKRSVTHIIASNLPLKKRIEFANYKVVKPNWIVDSIQQKKLLPWRDYALIDTLDPDQQKLDLPLKEPTSKETATSNRNRQSGPLVSCKDPNFISDYFKHSRLHHLSTWKTDLRAKFLKDFIENNTALRKPVKDVDTYTVFHIDFDCFFATVAYLTKDPSIKCDIEKDVIVVCHGSNNSDIASCNYVARGYGIKNGMWVGHAKRLLPQGVNIVTLPYNFDEIQAKSEIFYKTLAAMKLFDMILPISIDEAICVVVNTHPISQESANTDGGSQSSNLDQLCKDIRLSIFSATNGCSVSIGCADSLLLARLALRKGKPNGYFIIDREQVQGSKDGSNEFLATFKLKDLPGVGHSIVTKLLTAFKCKDMNLAELKQRASLEFLKNCVGVKLGTKIYLALQGQDDEESTRMLFDPENYFERKSLSIEINWGIRFDNIHEIDDFIDRCCDYLLNKLNELERKTSQLTLKVMRRAANAPVDPPKYMGMGRCDAFNRTSRLGIPTNEHGTIATEAKAMYRSLACPAKELRGLSIQFNKLSKLDESLSNVRSNLFDLLQKTPKMDLSPTRSPIDFDSIEKRSPPKSLKKLNDIYSNKYDIPSTYEAQFMEALPTQLRAEVRNELKIKRKVEDMKVTDLKKKRKLTEEKERNKYNHFLGKFSIFDPIKFQGQPKFKDICSLVKEWVHSTLKEAGPHDRDVQLFEKYSKKLCNTNRAHFLCRLAHIISMELDLMEDESQNSEGFQEWESILLKRIIPLLNQNKHTFQTERKLDIEFDFT from the coding sequence ATGGATGATGACTTGGACCGGTTGCTGGAAGACGAAAATATTACTGAGCATGAGACCAATACTGTGAGCACTCCGCCACCAGCAGACAACAAGTCGCCACAAGCACCGAATAAGCGACAGGCGTATACTAGAGGTACGTACTTCTACGAAAAGGCACGGAACCAGGCTCAACAGGATGCGATACTGAAAAGACAGCTCTTTGAACTGGAATCTCCCTCAGAGTTCAACAGGCATGAAGTGTATCCGCAGATCTTTCAAGGGCTGGTGCTATACATCAACGGATTCACAACCCCTGGTAGGTTCGAATTGCACCAGATGATCGTCGTTCATGGTGGAAAGTTCTTACACCATATGTCAGCTAAGCGATCTGTAACTCACATTATCGCATCTAATTTACCCTTGAAAAAACGTATTGAGTTTGCTAACTATAAAGTAGTAAAGCCCAATTGGATCGTCGACtcaattcaacaaaaaaagctTTTGCCTTGGAGGGATTATGCCCTTATTGACACTCTTGACCCAGATCAGCAAAAACTGGACTTGCCCCTAAAAGAGCCTACTAGCAAGGAAACTGCTACTTCCAATAGGAACAGACAATCGGGACCACTAGTTAGCTGTAAAGATCCAAATTTTATCTCTGACTATTTCAAACATTCAAGGCTTCACCATCTATCGACTTGGAAGACTGACCTAAGAGCAAAGTTCTTGAAGGATTTCATTGAAAACAACACCGCTCTAAGAAAACCTGTCAAAGATGTCGATACATATACTGTTTTCCACATAGATTttgattgtttttttgCTACTGTAGCTTACTTAACCAAAGATCCTTCAATCAAATGTGATATAGAGAAAGATGTAATCGTTGTTTGCCATGGATCAAATAATTCTGATATCGCGAGTTGTAACTACGTTGCAAGAGGATACGGGATCAAGAATGGCATGTGGGTTGGCCATGCGAAGAGGCTGTTACCACAAGGTGTCAACATAGTGACGCTTCCATACAATTTTGATGAGATACAGGCGAAAtctgaaatattttataaaacCTTGGCTGCGATGAAGTTGTTTGACATGATTTTACCGATATCTATCGATGAAGCCATATGTGTAGTAGTTAACACTCATCCAATAAGCCAGGAAAGTGCTAATACAGACGGCGGATCTCAATCATCTAACCTGGACCAATTATGTAAGGACATTCGTCTGTCTATATTTTCAGCTACTAATGGCTGCTCAGTTAGTATAGGCTGTGCTGATTCACTTTTACTGGCACGATTAGCTTTGCGTAAAGGTAAACCGAATGGCTACTTTATCATTGATAGAGAACAAGTTCAAGGATCCAAAGATGGCTCCAATGAGTTTCTCGCAACTTTCAAGCTAAAGGATTTGCCGGGTGTGGGTCATTCAATTGTTACTAAACTATTAACAGCTTTTAAGTGTAAGGATATGAATCTTGCAGAACTAAAACAAAGGGCTTCCCTTGAATTTTTAAAGAATTGCGTCGGTGTAAAACTTGGAACTAAAATCTATTTGGCGTTGCAAGGCcaggatgatgaagaatctACTAGGATGTTGTTCGATCCCGAAAACTACTTTGAGAGGAAATCATTATCTATTGAAATCAATTGGGGTATAAGATTCGATAATATTCATGAAATCGATGACTTTATTGACAGATGTTGTGACTATTTACTAAATAAGTTAAATGAgttggaaagaaaaacttcACAACTAACACTGAAAGTTATGAGAAGGGCAGCCAACGCACCTGTAGACCCTCCGAAATACATGGGGATGGGAAGATGTGATGCATTCAATAGAACTAGTCGGTTAGGTATACCCACTAATGAGCACGGTACCATTGCAACCGAAGCAAAAGCTATGTATAGGTCCCTGGCATGCCCAGCGAAAGAACTCAGAGGATTATCTATACAATTTAATAAATTGTCCAAATTAGATGAGAGTTTATCTAATGTGAGGTCAAActtatttgatttattgCAAAAAACTCCAAAAATGGACTTATCACCAACGCGATCACCAATAGACTTTGATTCCATTGAGAAAAGGTCACCACCAAAGAGTTTGAAGAAGCTTAACGATATATACTCTAACAAATATGATATCCCCAGCACATATGAGGCACAATTTATGGAAGCGCTGCCAACACAACTTCGAGCAGAGGTACGCAATGAATTAAAGATAAAAAGGAAAGTAGAAGATATGAAAGTAACAgatttaaagaagaagcgTAAACtaacagaagaaaaggaaCGTAATAAGTACAATCATTTTTTAGGGAAATTTAGCATTTTTGATCCTATCAAGTTCCAAGGACAACCTAAATTTAAAGATATTTGTAGTTTAGTCAAAGAATGGGTACATTCCACCTTGAAAGAGGCTGGCCCTCACGATCGGGATGTACAGCTATTTGAAAAGTATTCTAAAAAGCTCTGTAATACTAACCGAGCCCATTTTTTGTGTCGTTTAGCGCATATTATATCGATGGAGCTCGATTTAATGGAAGATGAATCTCAAAATTCAGAAGGATTTCAAGAATGGGAAAGTATATTACTTAAAAGAATTATCCCGCTTTTAAACCAAAATAAGCACACATTCCAGACAGAACGTAAATTAGATATAGAATTTGATTTTACTTAA
- the PYK2 gene encoding pyruvate kinase PYK2 (CAGL0E05610g~Ortholog(s) have pyruvate kinase activity, role in canonical glycolysis, pyruvate biosynthetic process and cytosol, mitochondrion localization) has protein sequence MDSRLHRLINLEVTPGKDVRKTAIIGTIGPKTNNVDTLVALRKAGLNIVRMNFSHGSYEYHQSVIDNARKSEQVYPGRPLAIALDTKGPEIRTGTNVDDVDYPIPPNHEMIFTTDDKYAKACDDKIMYVDYKNITKVIQPGKVIYVDDGVLSFEVLEVVDDKTLKVKSLNAGKISSHKGVNLPGTDVDLPALSEKDKEDLRFGVKNGVHMIFASFIRTAQDVLTIREVLGEEGKDIKVIVKIENQQGVNNFDEILEVAHGVMVARGDLGIEIPAPQVLAVQKKLIAKCNLAGKPVICATQMLESMTFNPRPTRAEVSDVGNAILDGADCVMLSGETAKGNYPINAVTTMAETAIIAERAIAYMPLYDDLRNCTPKPTSTTETVAASAVAAVQEQGAKLILVLSTSGNTARLVSKYRPQCPIVLVTRNPRTARFSHLFRGVFPFVYEKEPLDDWSEDTHARLRFGVDMAKEYGFVKNGDAVISIQGFKGGVGHSNTMRVSIVGGEKEDI, from the coding sequence ATGGACTCCAGGTTGCATAGATTGATTAACTTAGAAGTCACTCCAGGTAAGGATGTCAGAAAGACTGCCATTATTGGTACCATTGGTCCCAAGACTAACAATGTTGACACATTAGTTGCTTTGAGAAAGGCTGGTTTGAATATTGTCCGTATGAACTTCTCTCATGGTTCTTACGAATACCACCAATCTGTGATTGATAACGCCAGAAAGTCAGAACAGGTTTATCCTGGTAGACCATTGGCCATTGCCTTGGACACCAAGGGTCCAGAGATTAGAACAGGTACCAATGTTGACGATGTTGACTACCCAATTCCACCAAATCATGAGATGATCTTCACTACTGATGATAAATATGCCAAGGCATGTGATGACAAGATCATGTATGTTGATTATAAGAACATCACCAAAGTGATTCAACCAGGTAAAGTCATCTATGTTGATGACGGTGTTTTGTCTTTTGAAGTCTTAGAAGTCGTCGACGATAAGACCTTGAAGGTCAAATCCTTAAATGCAGGTAAAATTTCTTCTCATAAAGGTGTTAACTTGCCAGGAACTGATGTCGACTTACCAGCTTTATCTGAAAAGGACAAAGAAGATTTGAGATTCGGTGTCAAAAATGGTGTTCATATGATCTTTGCCTCTTTTATCAGAACTGCACAAGATGTCTTGACTATCAGAGAAGTACTGGGCGAGGAAGGTAAAGACATAAAAGTCATTGTTAAGATAGAAAACCAGCAAGGTGTCAATAACTTTGATGAGATTTTGGAAGTGGCCCATGGTGTTATGGTTGCCAGAGGTGACTTGGGTATCGAAATTCCGGCACCACAGGTCTTGGCCgttcaaaagaaacttaTAGCTAAATGTAACTTGGCTGGTAAGCCAGTCATTTGTGCTACTCAAATGCTAGAGTCCATGACATTCAACCCAAGACCAACCAGAGCTGAAGTTTCTGATGTTGGTAACGCTATATTGGATGGTGCTGATTGTGTCATGTTGTCTGGAGAAACTGCTAAAGGTAATTACCCCATCAATGCTGTCACAACAATGGCAGAAACTGCCATTATCGCTGAACGAGCCATTGCTTATATGCCATTGTATGATGATTTGAGAAATTGTACTCCAAAACCAACATCGACAACAGAGACTGTTGCTGCCTCGGCAGTTGCAGCTGTTCAAGAGCAAGGTGCCAAACTTATTTTGGTACTATCTACTTCTGGTAACACTGCAAGATTAGTCTCCAAGTATAGACCTCAATGCCCAATCGTTTTGGTTACAAGAAACCCAAGAACTGCTAGATTTTCTCATTTATTCAGAGGTGTGTTCCCATTTGTTTATGAAAAAGAACCACTAGATGACTGGAGTGAGGATACCCACGCTCGTTTGAGATTTGGTGTCGATATGGCCAAAGAATATGGCTTTGTTAAGAATGGTGATGCAGTTATTTCCATTCAAGGTTTCAAGGGTGGTGTTGGTCACTCTAATACTATGCGTGTTTCCATTGTAGGTGGAGAAAAGGAGGATATCTGA
- the PUT4 gene encoding proline permease PUT4 (CAGL0E05632g~Ortholog(s) have L-proline transmembrane transporter activity, role in gamma-aminobutyric acid transport, proline transport and Golgi apparatus, endoplasmic reticulum localization), producing the protein MFWSKEKEKDAVSVVSLGEEDVQHETITAMGSGGSGSRRGDEKFGKMPGDVDVFSLSSSTEKHSPHYTDMTGHELKQGLKSRHVQLIALGGAIGTGLFVGTSSTLHTCGPAGLFISYCIISSVIYPIMQGIGEMVCYLPGSGSKPEGFAAYLVGKYVDESLGFADAWNYYYCYVILVAAECTAASGVVEYWTTSVPKAAWITIFLAAVVILNFTAVKFYGESEFWFASIKILCIVGLIILSFILFWGGGPNHDRLGFRYWQNPGGFAHHIRGGSFGSFLDIYTGIIKGGFAFILGPEMIAMTSSEVEDQRRNIAKAARRFVWRLMFFYILGALSISVIVAYNDPALENALAQNKPGAGSSPFVIGIQNAGIKVLPHIINACILSSAWSAGNAFMFTSSRSLLTMAQNGQAPRIFAKVNRWGVPYYAVGLSSAISCLAYLNCSSSTADVFNWFSNISVISGFIGWICVCIAYIRFHKAILFHGMQSRLPYTARGMPYLIYWPLLVISIITLTNGYEVFIPRFWDAKNFVAAYITLPVFWVLWIGHRVYRRKIFTLKWWKSIEEIDVVTGVEEIEEKTRECDASRVLPTKWWEKALDALL; encoded by the coding sequence ATGTTTTGGAgtaaagagaaagagaaagacGCTGTAAGCGTTGTCTCGCTAGGCGAAGAGGATGTGCAGCATGAAACAATCACAGCCATGGGCTCCGGCGGCAGTGGCAGCAGGAGAGGCGACGAGAAGTTCGGGAAGATGCCAGGTGACGTGGACGTGTTTTCTCTGTCGTCGTCTACGGAAAAGCACTCTCCTCACTATACTGATATGACAGGTCACGAGCTGAAACAGGGTTTGAAGTCTCGTCACGTGCAGTTGATTGCGCTTGGTGGTGCTATCGGTACTGGTCTGTTCGTTGGTACTTCTTCTACGCTGCACACCTGTGGTCCTGCAGGTCTATTCATATCCTACTGTATTATCTCTAGTGTGATATATCCTATCATGCAAGGTATCGGTGAGATGGTGTGCTATTTACCAGGTTCCGGTAGCAAACCGGAAGGTTTCGCCGCTTATCTGGTTGGTAAATATGTTGACGAATCTCTGGGTTTCGCTGACGCTTGGAACTACTACTACTGTTACGTGATTCTGGTCGCTGCCGAATGTACAGCTGCCTCTGGTGTCGTAGAATATTGGACCACTAGTGTACCGAAGGCGGCCTGGATCACCATCTTCTTGGCAGCAGTTGTCATCTTGAACTTCACTGCTGTCAAATTCTATGGTGAATCCGAATTCTGGTTTGCATCCATTAAGATCTTGTGTATTGTCGGTTTGATTATTCTATCTTTCATCTTGTTCTGGGGTGGTGGACCAAACCACGACAGACTAGGATTCCGTTACTGGCAGAACCCAGGTGGGTTCGCTCACCACATTAGAGGTGGCAGTTTCGGCTCCTTCCTTGATATCTACACTGGTATTATTAAAGGTGGTTTCGCCTTCATTCTAGGTCCAGAAATGATTGCCATGACCAGTTCTGAAGTCGAGgaccaaagaagaaacatTGCCAAAGCTGCTAGAAGATTCGTTTGGAGATTAATGTTCTTCTACATTCTAGGTGCACTTTCCATCAGTGTTATTGTTGCTTACAATGACCCAGCATTGGAGAATGCTTTGGCTCAGAACAAGCCTGGTGCTGGTTCATCTCCATTCGTTATCGGTATTCAAAATGCTGGTATCAAGGTTTTGCCTCACATTATCAACGCATGTATCTTGTCAAGTGCTTGGTCCGCAGGTAACGCATTCATGTTTACAAGTTCCAGATCTCTATTGACTATGGCTCAGAACGGGCAGGCCCCAAGGATATTTGCCAAAGTCAACAGATGGGGTGTTCCATACTATGCCGTTGGTTTGTCTAGCGCTATCAGTTGCTTGGCTTATTTGAactgttcttcttctactgCCGATGTCTTCAACTGGTTCTCAAACATTAGTGTGATCTCTGGTTTCATTGGTTGGATTTGTGTTTGTATCGCCTACATTAGATTCCACAAGGCCATCCTTTTCCATGGTATGCAATCAAGATTGCCATACACTGCTCGTGGTATGCCTTATTTGATTTACTGGCCATTGCTAGTCATCTCCATCATCACTTTGACAAATGGTTACGAAGTCTTCATTCCAAGATTCTGGGATGCTAAGAACTTCGTTGCTGCTTATATTACTTTGCCAGTGTTCTGGGTGTTGTGGATTGGTCACAGAGTTTACAGAAGAAAGATATTCACATTGAAGTGGTGGAAAAGCATTGAGGAAATCGATGTTGTTACTGGTGTCGAGGAAATTGAGGAAAAGACCAGAGAATGCGATGCATCTCGTGTTCTTCCAACGAAATGGTGGGAAAAGGCATTGGACGCTCTGTTGTGA
- the PGC1 gene encoding phosphatidylglycerol phospholipase (CAGL0E05654g~Ortholog(s) have phosphatidylglycerol phospholipase C activity, role in cell-abiotic substrate adhesion, phosphatidylglycerol catabolic process and lipid droplet, mitochondrion localization), translating into MQVISHRGYKAKFPENTLLGFENAYKAGADAIETDVQVTKDGVMVINHDASTGRLYNKDLTIVDSTLEELKKLRTINGDQQILTLEELLHWLLEHRDTKLLLDVKPLLPKIAMVKIYTMMLRVSEDVSFWHEHVMWGLWSVDWVEYGVETGVLKHFDVVAITLSLDVARKFVDFFKELEDDNYNLLSISVHFVSTWTEQFRFEILPILKRERIQLFVWTVNNIIDVKYLNQYSVDPQMIGIVTDDPQEAKEVLVPAFKPLPTTEKKSDFVAFKAPKWTTKDGFRFHSYLIIYQFVTALLFSSWFRKEFVPGYSIASLMFMFLRSIHFI; encoded by the coding sequence ATGCAAGTCATCTCACACAGAGGCTACAAAGCTAAATTTCCTGAAAACACGCTGCTCGGGTTCGAAAACGCCTACAAAGCTGGCGCTGACGCAATTGAAACGGATGTCCAAGTGACAAAAGACGGTGTCATGGTTATAAACCATGACGCCTCGACCGGAAGACTGTACAACAAGGACTTGACTATTGTCGATTCTACTCTGGaggaattgaaaaagctGAGGACCATAAACGGAGACCAACAAATACTAACGTTGGAAGAACTGTTGCACTGGCTTCTAGAACACAGAGATACCAAACTTCTACTGGATGTCAAACCCCTATTGCCAAAGATAGCCATGGTCAAGATTTACACCATGATGCTCAGAGTGAGTGAAGACGTGTCGTTCTGGCACGAGCACGTGATGTGGGGTCTATGGAGCGTCGATTGGGTTGAGTACGGTGTCGAGACAGGTGTGCTCAAACACTTTGACGTTGTTGCAATCACCCTATCACTGGACGTGGCCCGTAAATTTGTGgacttcttcaaagagCTGGAAGACGATAACTACAACCTACTCTCCATAAGCGTCCATTTTGTATCAACATGGACTGAACAGTTCAGATTCGAAATTTTGCCAATACTGAAAAGAGAACGTATACAGTTATTTGTCTGGACAGTGAATAATATCATCGATGTGAAATACTTGAACCAATACTCAGTAGACCCACAAATGATCGGTATAGTAACGGACGATCCACAAGAAGCTAAAGAGGTTTTAGTACCTGCTTTCAAACCATTGCCAACCACAGAGAAAAAGTCCGACTTTGTAGCTTTTAAGGCTCCAAAATGGACCACAAAGGACGGTTTCAGATTCCATTCATACTTGATAATATACCAATTTGTTACAGCTCTTCTGTTCTCTTCTTGGTTTAGAAAGGAATTTGTCCCGGGCTATTCAATTGCCTCCTTAATGTTCATGTTCCTAAGGAGTATTCACTTTATTTGA